In Brachypodium distachyon strain Bd21 chromosome 5, Brachypodium_distachyon_v3.0, whole genome shotgun sequence, the genomic window TTTTAAAATTAAGTAGAGACAACCATGAAGCACCCCTGCAGAGCACAGGGTTATGGGCACAATTACTGTTCACGCGTGGTACTGTAGCTCAGCAAATCCTAATCTGTTCCGATCAAATACAGATGAAGATCTTACTTAGGAAGTCAAAGATAGGAATAAgattattttcttttaaagATGGTTTTCTTCAAGTTAAATTACtacctccattccaaaatgtATGAAGTTCTAGCTTGTCTCAAGTCaacttcttaaaatttgacccAGTTTATAGAATTAACATCTAGAATATCTAATtgagtatactatgaaaatatatatcatgatggatttaataaaactaatttagaaccatagatgttggtagatttggACACTAAGATTTGATCTCTGACATGGAAACTGACTCACTCCTatctcttctctttccctcTACTGGACAAACTAACATATGGACTCTATTTATTATCTCTAACCTCAAGCTATCCTAATATACTATGGACTCCCTGGACCATTTAGTTGCATCATCTGCTGCTGGTTTCCCCAACCCAATCAGGAGTCCACAAAGAACACAGTATCATTAAATAAACTACCTTCATCGGTGTTTTTTGGCCTGTGATTGAATGATAAGCTAATTGCCGTGGTAGAAGTTTGCAGCCCGCATTAAAATAGTTGATTTTTCACAGTAACTGTGTTCTGAATTCACCATGTAAGTGATGAGATGCTGCCTCATAAAGTAGACACAATATGGAAGTGCCTCTCCAATACATGTATTACTCGTTTTTTGCTGTGTATGTCGATTTCATACTCATCCCAGCCCAGGTGATAAACTTGTGTGTCAGCTTTCACCACAAAGTGCTCTAAGCCTATTGTACTTTGTTCTCCTTTTGACTGTTAGTCACACCTGATTATTCAAGTAACATGCTTTAGTTGTTCTATGGTTGCTACGAATTAGATAAAGTCACTCAAACTTTGAGGGATTATGCATGCTGTGTCTAATCTAATGCAGTTGACTGACCCTATCCCTTATCTAGTATTTATCTGCTAACTTTATATGATGCAGAAGTGTGGGCAAGGGATAACTTCCTTAATGAATCTGTGACATGGGATTTCTTTCCCTTTTACCGTGAGTCATCTGGATGCACAATTCATCAATATTCatagttttattttaatttcccATATCCTGAGTTccactttcttctttgtctgCTGAACCTGGATGGATGCTATTCCTGAGGTAACCTATAGATTTGAGGCATTGTGCTCTTATAACTTTATTTGTTAAATAGACTAAGACTACAAAGCAGAAAGTGACTTAAGATAAGGTTAAGCTTGAATGATCACATGATTTTTACACGTAGATGTCTACAACATCATCACTGAATGAGCGTTTCAGTGCCATGGTTAGACCAATAAGTGTTTGCGACAAACGCTTATATATTTGAAACCAGAAGTTTGGAGCCATTGGCACATACTTTATTGACATTTTACAAGATGATCATAGGATAGCTTTGCTCTTTGCAGATATCATAATTAGAGATTAAAGACATCCGCCTTGTGGGTACTGGGTAGTAGTAACAGGGCTTTTGATTATCCTGGTGAGGTGATCCTGCAGACCATGCATGATGTCTTTGTGAATGTTGTTACCTGAACTTCATTCTTTTGTCAGATGATGTCTTCTTAAATCAGATGATGTCTTCTTATATCTTGGGCATTACATTTACACCTCATTTAGTATTTTTGGCTAAATGAAGCATTGGATCCTTAGCCATCCTACCGTCTCATCTAAAGCAACCAGATCTCTTTAGTTCACGTGTCATTATGTAATTTAATGGTTACCTAGCAATCTATATCCAGAAAACATCCTTCTTCAGCTCcgtttggcattgcggtggattatTATAATCCCGTTTTTTCCACCCGTTTTTCACTATTTTCATGTTCTTCTAACCAACTTTTTCCTACTTTTGTGTGGATTTCTACacagcagattataaaataagttcaacgcagcacagttcagcaataCCAAACTGAGCCTTCATGTTTCATTGTTAATCTTTGCAACTGTGCATTCTGAATAATGTCTACTAGTATTACTGAAGAAGTTACTATAATACTACCCTGATTGACAAGATATTGGATGTAGCTGACTTGGATACCAGACTAGCCATTGAGCTTGTAACCGTCAGCACCGTGTGAAAGAAACATACAGCTTCATGGAGGAAGCAGCACTGCAGCACTCACGGTTTGTATAATGCTTCGTTACGCAACGTATTTAACTTGTTTTTGTGTGCCAGAGTTGCTTTGTTATCGACTAATCACTCATTTAACAGGTGCTTTACCCACTAGGATTGTCCAAGCAGCTTTTTGTGTGTGTCAAATCAGCCTCCAAATTGCTACATGGCCGATTCTGGTGCACTCATAGTGGGGGGCGGTTTCACAACAGGATAATAAACAACCACAGCAAATACATGGCTCTTGATTAGCTTTGTGCTGAAACATAAATGATTCTCTCTTTTCCTTATTTAGTATTTGGTGCATTCCTTGTAGAGCTACATAGTTAATTTAAGTTGCGACATATTTATAATTTATAACTAGTTACAATGATTTCTCCTTGGATTTTTCAATACCAAAATAGAAGCATTTTCACGATACGTCGGGTTAAATACATAAATCATAAAATCAAGACTATCCAAGATGCCCTGGAGCTGTTATGTAGAGGATGCAACTACACAAATAGGTCGCTATTTATACAATTCTAATCTCCTTGCTTACATATGTACTTAATAGCATTATTAGGCAGACAAGAGATGGTGCTCTGTCTGGCCCCTCTGATTCCCAGAAAACGCACTGCGAGCAGCCCACTTGCCACAAGCAAAGAAACTTCCAATTGTGCACCTTCTGACAATTGCTAGAAAGCATTTGTCTCTATTGGCTGGTAAGGACTAAAAGAATAGTCTATCATATCCGtaccaaataaaataattcaCACCATGTTGTTGCAGTCTTAAAGGAGTCTATAAATACTTCAGCTTAACCCCAGCCTATTATTCTACCTGAGGCAAATCAAATCACGTAGCAACACACTTACTAAACCAGATTGATCCACATATTTGCAGTTGCAGGATTCTGAAGAAAGATCCAGCCAGGCAGGGAGGGTAAACATGTATGCAAGAAGGACACTGCTGCATGCATTCTCTGGGCAACCCTCTGGTCCGAGCCAGCCAGTGGCTGCAACCTCGGCGACTGATGATGGCGCTCCGGGAAGCAACTTCGATGCGAACGTCGTCATGATCCTAGCTGTTCTTCTCTGTGCATTGATTTGCGTACTCGGGCTCAACTCGATAGTCCGGTGTGCACTGCGGTGCTCGAGCCGGGTGGTCGTGGACTCTGAGCCAAATCTAGTAGCACGGCTTGCTAAGGGTGGACTGAGGAGGAAGGCCCTCCGAGCCATGCCAATCCTGGTATACTCGGCTAGGTTGAGGCTCAGTACTGCCAGCCCGTTGTGCGCGATTTGCCTCTCGGATTTTGAGCCCGGGGAGCATGTAAGGGTCCTCCCCAAGTGCAACCATGGTTTCCATGtcagatgcattgataggtggCTCTTGGCGCGGTCGTCGTGCCCTACATGCCGCCAATCCTTGTTTGAGGCGCCACAGAAGACTGGTGGCTGCTACGAGGTGAGCCGGACCGAGCCAGTGCAGCTCCAATCTGTACTGGTGCCACTCAGACCTGAAGGTTTGGTCACTGCATATGACTTCTAGAATCTTCTTTAGTACAGTAGCTTCCAGTTGTTGCAGGAAGAGCGGGGATATAAGAAGAATATGAAATTGTGTTCAGTAGATGTTACTGCCAAACTGGCTTCTAGAATCCTGTTACTCCTGTACATTGTGAAGTCTCTAGTAAAAGAAATTGTACATTTC contains:
- the LOC100833037 gene encoding RING-H2 finger protein ATL78 is translated as MYARRTLLHAFSGQPSGPSQPVAATSATDDGAPGSNFDANVVMILAVLLCALICVLGLNSIVRCALRCSSRVVVDSEPNLVARLAKGGLRRKALRAMPILVYSARLRLSTASPLCAICLSDFEPGEHVRVLPKCNHGFHVRCIDRWLLARSSCPTCRQSLFEAPQKTGGCYEVSRTEPVQLQSVLVPLRPEGLVTAYDF